The Brevibacillus humidisoli DNA segment CAAACAGCCGACGGGCGGCCAGCGTGGTCGAGCCTCCGCCGTCAAAGTTGACAGCGCGCCAGGCGCCTAATTCCACCAGGATCTGAGCCAGTTCCTGCAAGCTGACACCACGGCTGTTGGCACTATCCTCCACAGCCACCATGTACAAGGTTTTGCCATCTTGTGAAATCCCGACCGCGGAATGAGCATTTACTCCTTTGACATAGTCATCTGCCCGAAAGCTAGTCAATGCTTTTCCCTGGTCGACTAATAAGACGTGTCCGCCGACCGCCTGCAGCCAGTCTTTATCGGTCGGTGTTGTCTCATAGTCAACCGTCACACGCGAACCGACGGGGACGTTTTGCAGCAGGTAATTGGCTGCCGATCCCTGGCCCCAGAGAACGAATCCGTCAACCGGAATCGGAGTGCCCGGTTGATCCACTCGTACCTCGGTAGCGACTCCGTCTTGAAACACAACCTCCACTACATTTTGATAATTCTCAATCTTGCCCAGGCTTGTTCTGCCAAATGCCGGGGTGTACAGGTTCAACTGATCCAAGTGGCTGTATCCTTCACTCGGGTTGTACTTCTCTTTGTTCACTCCCCGCAACGGAAAGCTGGCGCCGTTCTCTGCGGTCACCTTGCCGCTAAATCCAAGATGCTCGATATGGGCCACCTTGTCCTCCGTGATGCCGAGACTGTACCAATAGCCGATATGCCCCATCGAGGAGATCAGTTGCTTGTCCTTTAAGACAATTCCGAACGGCGCGCCTCGCTTGCTCATATCAAAAAAGTCAGCATTGATCGCCGCTATTGCTCCGCTCTCATTGGCCATCTGTGTCACGTTTTGTTTATCTGTCAATAATCCGCCGGTTCCGTACACCGGCTTGACTTCGACGTACTGGTTGCGCAGATCTACTTTGGTCACGTGTACAACCGCCTGCTTGTTTCCGTGCGTCTTGGTGTACTTGTAGAGCGTCGTCCCCTCCCCGATCGGTGAACTCCACTGCTCAGTCAAAGGGCCTGTCTTCCCTTGCGCCTCAGCCGCCAAAGAAGCTGTCGGCACAACCGTCCCCAACGCCAAAACGGAGGCGGTAAGCAGTGACAGCAGTCTATGTAGTCTTCTTCTCACAGTTGTTGCTCCCCTCCCGTTCCACTCGTTCCTTCTCTCTTTCTCTCATGGTCATCTAGTAAGTATAGACGTACTATCTCCCCTAGTTGTTTCGTTACCGATCAAATTTTTCGTAGGGAATTGGTGGGACGCACTCCTTATCTTACCGCTCATTGCGAACTTCGTTGTTGTCGGATCAGCACGGACAACGTATGAATGGCTTCCGTCAGTTCCGATTCTTTCGCGTAAGCATACGAAAGACGGAGATGGTCGGTCGCGTGTCGGTCGTACAAACTTCCAGGATTAAGCAGGATGCCTGCTGCCCGTGCTTTATCGAACAGATCTCTCATCCGCACCGGGGGAATCAGCCGCATCCAGATGTAAAAACCACCTTGCGGCTCGGTCCACTCTGCCAGATCGGAAAAGCAGCGCTGTAATGCCTGCAGCACGATCTCCCTCCGGCGGCGGAGTTGGCTTCTAATGCTCTCCAGATGCTGCTGGTAGAAACCAGTCGCCAGCCATTCGGCAGCCGCCCACTGAGAGAGCGAACTAGACCCGTAATCGGTCTGCATCTTGATATCTGCCAGCCTCTCCATCACCGGTTCGGGACCGATCAGCCAGCCAATCCTAAGACCGGGACTGAGACTTTTGGACAAGCTGCCGAGGTAGAGCACCAAGCCGCTGCGGTCGCGGGCCTTCAGCGGCGCAGGTACAGGCTGGTCGATCCATAGTTCGCGGTATACGTCATCCTCTACGATCGGCAGACGTTCCGCTTCACAGATTTGCAGTACGTCTGATCTCCGCTCTTCGCTCATTACCAGTCCGGTCGGATTGTGAAATGACGGGATCGTGTAAAGCAGACTGGCATTCTGTTTCTTTATGTCTGCCGCCAGACGGTCCACCGCGATCCCTTGTGAATCGAGCGGTACCCCGACCAAACGGATGCCGGCCGACTGAAAAAGATGCAGTGAATAGAGGTAGGATGGCCTTTCCAGCAGAGCAGTCGCCCCCTGCTGCAGAATGCCAAGCGAGATCAACTGAAGGGCTTGCAGCGCCCCGGAGACAACCAGGATCGAATCTGGCGTTGCCCGAATGCCGAAAGAGGCCACATAGCGGCTGATCTGTTCACGAAGAAACAGCAGTCCTTTTGGCTCTTCGTAACCAAGCGAGTGGATCCGCTCCGGCAGACGTCCCAGGATGTCCGCCATCATCTCATACGGGTATAGCTCTGGAGAGAGTTCCCCCGTACCAAGGCGAATCATGCCGGGCAGAAACTCGGCTTGATTAATCTCCTGGATAGTCGGCAGATTGGGGCGGTACAGACCAGAGCTAACATACTGGTTCCAGTCTGGCGGTAAAGCCGATACGGTCCGCCAACTGTTATCGACCACCACGGTTCCACTGCCTGTTTTCCCTTCGATCCATCCCTCGGCGATCAGCTCGTCGATGGCTGTCACCACCGTGCTGCGGTTGACCCCCATGGCTTTTGCCAGTACCCGCTGGCTGGGGATCCTGCTGCCGACAGGCCATTCACCGCTGGTGATTTTTTCTCGCAAGTGATTGATGATCTGCCTGTACAGTGGTACGACAGACGATCGATCCGGTTTCCAATCTGAACGAAACGTAACCAACCGATCCCCTCCTCTCTGCGCTGATCCTT contains these protein-coding regions:
- a CDS encoding PLP-dependent aminotransferase family protein, with amino-acid sequence MASHPTTLFVGRHTSHGAELVQGSAQRGGDRLVTFRSDWKPDRSSVVPLYRQIINHLREKITSGEWPVGSRIPSQRVLAKAMGVNRSTVVTAIDELIAEGWIEGKTGSGTVVVDNSWRTVSALPPDWNQYVSSGLYRPNLPTIQEINQAEFLPGMIRLGTGELSPELYPYEMMADILGRLPERIHSLGYEEPKGLLFLREQISRYVASFGIRATPDSILVVSGALQALQLISLGILQQGATALLERPSYLYSLHLFQSAGIRLVGVPLDSQGIAVDRLAADIKKQNASLLYTIPSFHNPTGLVMSEERRSDVLQICEAERLPIVEDDVYRELWIDQPVPAPLKARDRSGLVLYLGSLSKSLSPGLRIGWLIGPEPVMERLADIKMQTDYGSSSLSQWAAAEWLATGFYQQHLESIRSQLRRRREIVLQALQRCFSDLAEWTEPQGGFYIWMRLIPPVRMRDLFDKARAAGILLNPGSLYDRHATDHLRLSYAYAKESELTEAIHTLSVLIRQQRSSQ